The genomic segment tcatcttcagagtcacataatccttcagaaattattctaatatgctgatttggtgctcaagaaacatttcttataattattaatgttgaaaacagttgtgctgcttaatatttttgtggataccgtgattctttgaagaataggaagttcaaaagaacagcatttatttggaataatttttttttttttaaatgtctttactgcctcttttgatcaattgaatgcatcctagctaaataaaagtattaatttctttaaaaataaaaatcttacagaccccaaacttttgagcgttAGTGTATGATTATTATACAGTAAGAGCAGGATTAAGTTCTTCCATGTGAATTTCCCTTGagcaaattcatttaaatgccTTCCTAAATCACACAACAAATTACCTGCATGAGATCTCGGTGTGAGGTAGAATTTCTCCATCACAGTTCCACACAGATACCGAGCGAGGTTTAGTACAGCAAGACCCACACACAAAGCCTTGTCTCTTTAATCTACTTGTCTCACTTCCTTTCTCCTTCCACCCTGCGAGATGCTGCTGTGAGTGACCTGCAATGTTACTACTGCGCACTTTCTCAGGATCTTCCAGTTCTCTCTCAGCAGAGGTCTGAATTTCTCGATCATCCTCCTCCTCatactcctcttcttcttcttcttcttctccagGAGGTAGAGAAAATCGAACAGCCTTGACACGATGAACTTCAACGAAGGGCAGGTCAAACTGAAATTATAGTTGTTTCAGAGATCTAGCTGAAAGTTTTTCTGACTGATTCAACATTTAGCTGCATGAGAGTTGATTTCCTTGAATGTCATTTGGTTTTACCTGatcctgtttgtttgtgtgcctGTGAAGGTATGTGAGAAAGCCAAGAGGGTTAGTTTCTCGGACTATGATGAGGTCTGCCGTCCCATCAGCCAGGTGAGCGGACGGCGAAAGACCCTTTGGGCTCCGTGGACATGAGCTTGACATACAGGTGAGAGAGACACACTTGAACCTGCCTTCAATAGTCACCCACTCACCTGAgataaaaacaatgataaaaGGTTAAAGATCTCAACATCAATTAATCATCttactatatttttttctgaatagtCTACATCACAAGTGCATAATGGCTTTGAAGGTCTACCAATGCACACTTTGGTACTAACATGACAACGGTCATATAGAGATGTACAACATATGAACCCCACAGAGACACACAGCACAGTGTGATCCTAGTAATAGGGTCTCTAATGAGATGACACAGACAGTCATTCTACAAACAGGCAGCAGATGGTCTTACCCTCTAACTCACTGCTGTATTGGCTCACATTAGCGCTATAGAGGGAACTGGAGCTGTCAAAGTGGGGGAACAGCCTCTCTTTGCTCTCTGAACACACACGGCACCTGCACATATACACGCAAACatgcttttaaaacatttctgggatccaaagctgctttaaaggaacactccacttttttttgaaaataggctcattttccaactcccctagagtgaaacagttgagttttaccgttttcgaatccattcagctgatctccgggtctggcggtaccacttttagcatagcttagcatagttcattgaatctgattagaccgttagcatctcatttgtgagacatttgtgagagacgctgcgcaatatcattgcgcctgctgcacccatggtacgacagcaaagttccttgattattacgccggaatgagagtatagttcctagccatatcggcctagaaaatggcaacttttcattttccgtcagtcatagtacacgatgtaactacagaagagtcaagttttaaataggaaaaatatcgaaactctttggtcatttttgagcgagatgctaacggtctaatcagattcactgaactatgctaagctatgctaaaagtggtaccgccagacccggcgatcggctgaatggattcgaaaacggtaaaactcaactgtttcactccaggggagttggaaaatgagcctattttcaaaaaaaagtagagtgttcctttaaggcaaGCCTCCAaagttagtaaaaaaaaaaaagaaaagaaaagcgtAATGCTGCAGTACACAGGGAAGGGGACCagaggcctttttttttttttaaatggatgtcaattgaggagaggcttcactatgctgaatGCTTTTATGGGAAGACAGCttatcatttaaagggttagttcacccaaaaatgaaaattctgttattaattactcaccctcatgtcgttccaaacttgtaagatTTTGAGActtcagaaagttcataaagaggtcgtaaaactaatccatatgaattgagtggtttagtccaaattttctgaagagacgcaatcacttttttatgataaacagattgaatttaggcttttattcacatacagtataaacattcatcaactcacacatcagttgtggtaaacggaagctcaagtatgtttgcttgacgcgtgtgagaaccaatgaggttcgttcttgtgtgttacgcagtacgtttgagcttccgcaagaaccaatgaggtttgtttttgCGTGTCacgcaggttcggttgagctgctgtttatgttcgctaatgtttatatatgaataaaagcctaaatttaatctgttcatctcttcagaaaatttggactaaaccgctgaatttatatggattagttttacgatctctttatgaactttttgaagcatcaaagtgccagttgtgtagctgtctatggagggacagaaagctctcagatttcatcaaaaagatcttcatctgtgttccgaagatgaatgaaagtcttgcgggtttggaacgacatgaaggcgAGTAatcaaagacagaattttcaattttgggtgaactaaccctttaatgtattgACAGCCTATTGGCTAAGCTTCAACATGTTGGccattaaacatttgttttggattgatctaaaaaaaaaaaaatgagggaAAAAGCTGTTTTATAAGAGGTCACAGACAATTTTGCAACAGATAAGATTCAGTTTACGGCACTTCTCATTCTTTTGGTATCTGCAAACAGTGATTAACTGTTGCACAGCTCTGACAGAAATTCAATGACGTCAgggctgtaatgtgattggtaCATGTGATCCATGTTGGCTGTTAATGGTAGAGCCATGGACCTtcatatctcccaataataagacCATCTCTGCTGGGAGCTGTACAAACCAAGATGGTGTATAATACCTGCTAGAATTTATAGTGAAAAAATGGTAGTTCAATTTAGTACTCACTAAATCCAATTTTATCCACATTAGGAGTTTGGCGAGTCCTAATTTTAAGCATTGTGTCTGTAGCATAACATGGATGTGGTACTTTGAAATTTGGTATGAAATAACCCTGAATATTCTTAGCAGTCTTTGCCTTTCCTATGAGACTACATGTAGCTACTAGCAATTCACCAGCTACTCTTCTTCCATTAGAGATCCTACTGCTTGACCAGTCATGGTAACAGCCCTAAGGAAGGACCTCCATTTCAGAAAAACACTGAGGAATTCAAGCcaattgtgttattttaatgaGGTAACTGCTAATAACACTTTATTCCCTAAAGATGAGGCCACACTAAGGACCCAACCAAATCTACTCATGGATCCACTCAACACATCCACACATACAAACTCTACCAACtacttttttactttctttccGTTCATGCACATATAGTCATATCCTTTCCTGCAGGGATTTTGCACTGTTGTTTGAGTTTTAGCAACCTGTTGCTTAAATTGCTCCTTAAAGTCAACTTTGTCAAATAAAATGCTCCTAATGTGACTTTCAGGTAAAAGATGAAGGCAAATATTTACCCTGAGAGGCAGCGAGTTTTGTCCCGTGGGCTGGAGATATGGGAATCAGCAGGGAGATATTGCACTAGTCCCGGATAGCTCCTGTTACACAGGTACACCATACAACCtacaagaaaaacaaacaggCATGAAAATATAGCAGAGAGGGGATCAAGGTCTGTTTCTCCTCTCACATTCATGATTATGATTGACAATAACAGTATAGCATATAGAGAAGCATCTGGCATATCAAACCCTACAGATTTCCCAAAACAATGTTACTTCACAAaggaatattttataattacaatAAGTATTGAGGCAAAAAACTGCTGACCTATCAGTATTCAGTCTAAACTATCATTTTAAAGACAGTTGAGTCTTGCCATCCATACCTGAATAATCATATCTGAGAGGGCCCATCCAGCGGTGCCTCTCGCTCTCTGCCAAAACATCGCCATAGAAACCATAGCCCACCATTGAGACAGAATAACGCACCAGTGTGTTTTGATAATGGACAGAACACACATCCAGAGGCTGAGAGTCTCCTGGTGagtgaaaaaaggaaaaaattccAGTTATGCGGtctattcattataatttatattttatattgtttctattttattttattttatattgtgttGCACAAGGACAAAGTTttttaagatgaaaaaaaaatctcaagaaattaacataaaatgaaaacttgTATATGTATGAAAACTTAAATATGTTTAagctaacagttcacccaaaaatgaaaattacatcatttattactcatcctcatatcgttccaaacctgtaaaaccttcgttcatctttggaacacaaattaagatatttttgataaaatccgatggctcagtgaggcctgcattgccagcaagatcttttcctttttcaatgcccagaaaggtactaaagacatatttaaaacagttcatgtgactacagtggttcaaccttaatattataaagcgacgagaatacattttgtgcaccaaaaaaaaccaaaataacgactgtgggacaatatctagtgatgggcgctttcaaaacactgcttcatgaagcttcgaagctttacgaatcttttgtttcgaatcagtggttctgagcgtgtatcaaactgccaaagtcatgtgaactattgaaatttcgaaacacttatgacttaACGAaaccttgtttactgaaatcacgtgattttggcgctccgaaccactgattcgaaacaaaagacttgtaaagcttcgaagcttcatgaagcagtgttttgaaatcacccatcactagataatgTTGAacaaagttgttattttgt from the Ctenopharyngodon idella isolate HZGC_01 chromosome 22, HZGC01, whole genome shotgun sequence genome contains:
- the zgc:158263 gene encoding ceramide kinase family protein isoform X1, which produces MNETTKVAMEIDSVRVESSLWIGNKRYRAFLSGWYFSWTEIDKRNREKKTISVPVSEVIGVKEGRVEIQTQKKVEDTDLDFTLFYVKRNSRGNGHGLSWSLGRTQFCCPSRGVRDQWITQLRTALKTHSPSRPHRLLVFINPFGGKKRGKQIFHSLVAPLFELAGISSHVVVTERANQARDYILKKDLTGFDGVICVGGDGMFSELLHGVIGRTQQEAGVSEHDPTIKLQPCDLHIGIIPAGSTDCVCFATVGINDPVTSTLHIIIGDSQPLDVCSVHYQNTLVRYSVSMVGYGFYGDVLAESERHRWMGPLRYDYSGCMVYLCNRSYPGLVQYLPADSHISSPRDKTRCLSGCRVCSESKERLFPHFDSSSSLYSANVSQYSSELEGEWVTIEGRFKCVSLTCMSSSCPRSPKGLSPSAHLADGTADLIIVRETNPLGFLTYLHRHTNKQDQFDLPFVEVHRVKAVRFSLPPGEEEEEEEEYEEEDDREIQTSAERELEDPEKVRSSNIAGHSQQHLAGWKEKGSETSRLKRQGFVCGSCCTKPRSVSVWNCDGEILPHTEISCRVHGQLVRLFARGIEDSAMP